A region of Pseudorasbora parva isolate DD20220531a chromosome 14, ASM2467924v1, whole genome shotgun sequence DNA encodes the following proteins:
- the timm13 gene encoding mitochondrial import inner membrane translocase subunit Tim13, giving the protein MDSFGSDFSSGSSSGKMDTGTIMEQVKVQIAVANAQELLQRMTDKCFKKCIGKPGSTLDNSEQKCIAMCMDRYMDAWNTVSRAYNSRLQRERARI; this is encoded by the exons ATGGATAGTTTTGGTTCTGATTTCTCTTCGGGCTCGTCTTCTGGTAAAATGGACACTGGCACTATAATGGAGCAGGTCAAAGTTCAGATTGCCGTTGCAAACGCGCAAGAACTGCTGCAG AGAATGACCGATAAATGCTTCAAGAAATGCATTGGCAAACCAGGAAGCACGTTGGACAACTCTGAACAG aaatgcaTTGCCATGTGTATGGACCGCTACATGGATGCATGGAACACTGTCTCCCGCGCATATAATTCCAGATTACAGAGGGAAAGGGCACGTATTTGA